From the genome of Vulpes lagopus strain Blue_001 chromosome 2, ASM1834538v1, whole genome shotgun sequence, one region includes:
- the C2H10orf82 gene encoding uncharacterized protein C10orf82 homolog: MESSKIFMRHLPITPGYSGFVPYLSCQQATSKDSMSHCLKIFQENTRRYKNQLEEFRCSVATAQKLKPVCSEETVLQALHQYLQQYHPLSLEHKYIKKPLQEPPIPGWAGYLPRAKVTELGCATRYSVMARNCYQDFLDLMEQSKRAHLKSYE; the protein is encoded by the exons ATGGAGTCTTCCAAGATCTTCATGAGACATCTGCCAATCACACCAGGCTACAGTG GCTTTGTGCCCTACCTTAGCTGCCAGCAAGCCACCAGCAAGGACAGTATGTCCCACTGTCTGAAAATCTTCCAGGAGAACACACGGCGATATAAAAACCAGCTGGAGGAATTTCGCTGCTCGGTGGCCACTGCCCAGAAGCTGAAGCCCGTCTGCTCGGAGGAGACCGTCCTGCAGGCGCTGCACCAGTACCTCCAGCAGTACCACCCCCTGAGTCTGG aacacaaatacataaagaaacCTCTCCAGGAGCCCCCGATCCCTGGCTGGGCTGGCTACCTCCCGAGAGCCAAGGTCACTGAATTAGGCTGCGCCACACGATACTCTGTCATGGCCAGAAACTGCTACCAGGACTTCCTGGACCTCATGGAGCAGTCCAAGAGGGCACACCTGAAGTCATACGAGTAA